In Citrus sinensis cultivar Valencia sweet orange chromosome 4, DVS_A1.0, whole genome shotgun sequence, one DNA window encodes the following:
- the LOC107177716 gene encoding protein FAR1-RELATED SEQUENCE 5-like encodes MSKSSDNLKLPWTNVLGAQFDSVEDADAWYMNYLRLVGFSVRKNELRRSKSGQTMIRRWVCNLEGYMAEKYLANDNRVREPRPITRTGCKASFRVNYDNSSGKYTVTEFKTEHNHPLTSPNEVHLLRSHRHVSEGDLAQAKALRHVGVKTCQVVDYMGDQVRGSHNLRFKRKDLQNILDADRRAEIGDTDSVATIAYFTAKSDNDPDLYHEYTLDDENRLRNLFWTDYMARYDYECFGDVLVFDATYKTNAYQKPLVTLVGTNRHHRTTVFGFGLLGDETVESYTWLLQIFLSAMGNQKPKSVITDGDKAMSKVIKTVFVGATHHLCCWHLEKNAQANIKNEDFTRKFCDLMLTGMSAGEFDQRWFSLVDEFKLHEHGWVKQMYAKRHKWAEAFLKGTFFAGMRSTQRCKSIHCYLNRFLQYMLKLYEFVLQIDRLLHNIRTTEVQDEFKTKFSTPVLTTHLRSLEKHATNVFPIRIFHWIREEIRQEATLIQFEALNCTDTNYYTLTQFRNVDIKWTVVYNKPTNKIDCSFQMMDSAGIPCRHMFHVMKVEQFRNIPDNMILHQWTKKAKDYTSCSLARSQVDSEISDVARFSSLSTATNKMCFYAAKNEHSYKEALAAINQLTSKFQELFGGQRTCPQSSVYDPQTKSIVLDPVVVMTKRLRQD; translated from the coding sequence ATGAGTAAATCCTCTGATAATCTTAAGTTACCTTGGACCAATGTACTTGGAGCTCAGTTTGATTCAGTAGAAGATGCAGATGCATGGTACATGAACTATTTAAGATTGGTTGGTTTTAGTGTTAGAAAAAATGAGCTTCGTCGTTCCAAGTCTGGACAAACCATGATCCGTCGGTGGGTTTGTAATTTGGAAGGATATATGGctgaaaaatatttggcaAATGATAATAGAGTGCGGGAACCACGACCAATAACGCGTACGGGTTGTAAAGCATCGTTTCGAGTGAATTACGACAATTCCAGTGGCAAGTATACTGTGACAGAATTTAAAACTGAGCACAATCATCCGTTGACTTCTCCGAATGAAGTACATCTCCTTCGTTCACACCGGCATGTTAGTGAAGGAGATCTTGCTCAAGCTAAGGCATTGAGGCATGTTGGCGTGAAGACATGCCAAGTTGTGGATTACATGGGTGATCAAGTTAGGGGTTCACATAATCTCAGGTTCAAGCGTAAggatttacaaaatatattagatGCAGATAGACGTGCTGAAATTGGTGATACTGATTCCGTGGCAACTATAGCATATTTCACGGCAAAATCTGATAATGATCCTGATCTATATCATGAGTACACATTAGATGATGAAAATAGGTTAAGAAACTTGTTTTGGACCGACTACATGGCACGGTATGATTATGAATGCTTCGGTGATGTTTTGGTGTTTGATGCGACATACAAAACTAATGCATATCAAAAACCACTTGTGACCCTTGTTGGCACTAACCGTCATCATAGGACTACAGTTTTTGGATTTGGCTTATTGGGCGACGAGACCGTTGAATCATACACATGGTTActccaaatttttttgtctgCTATGGGTAATCAAAAGCCGAAGTCCGTGATTACTGATGGCGATAAAGCAATGTCAAAGGTAATTAAGACAGTTTTTGTTGGAGCTACGCACCATCTTTGTTGCTGGCATTTAGAGAAAAATGCACaagcaaatattaaaaatgaagacTTCACTCGTAAATTCTGTGATCTTATGTTGACAGGCATGAGTGCAGGTGAATTTGACCAGCGGTGGTTTTCTTTAGTTGATGAGTTTAAGCTACACGAACATGGTTGGGTTAAACAAATGTATGCAAAGCGACATAAATGGGCCGAAGCTTTTCTTAAAGGAACATTTTTTGCTGGTATGCGAAGCACTCAACGGTGTAAAAGTATTCATTGTTATCTCAATCGTTTTCTGCAgtacatgttaaaattatatgaatttgtGCTACAAATTGATCGCTTACTCCACAACATTCGGACCACCGAAGTCCAAGATgagtttaaaacaaaatttagtaCTCCTGTGTTGACCACACACTTACGCAGCCTAGAAAAGCATGCTACAAATGTTTTTCCAATTAGAATATTTCATTGGATTAGGGAAGAAATTCGTCAAGAAGCCACTTTGATTCAGTTTGAAGCCTTGAACTGCACTGATACTAACTACTACACGCTAACACAATTTAGGAACGTAGACATAAAGTGGACAGTGGTATATAATAAACCCACTAACAAAATCGATTGCTCTTTTCAAATGATGGATTCTGCTGGAATCCCATGTCGACACATGTTTCATGTCATGAAAGTGGAACAATTTAGAAATATTCCTGATAATATGATTCTTCATCAGTGGACAAAAAAGGCAAAGGATTATACATCGTGCAGCTTAGCCCGATCACAAGTTGATAGTGAGATTTCCGATGTTGCTAGATTCAGTTCTTTGAGCACCGCAACTAACAAAATGTGTTTCTATGCGGCAAAAAACGAGCACTCGTATAAAGAAGCTTTAGCTGCGATCAATCAATTGacatcaaaatttcaagaactGTTTGGAGGACAGAGAACTTGCCCTCAAAGTTCTGTATACGATCCACAAACAAAATCCATAGTACTAGATCCAGTTGTGGTCATGACAAAAAGGTTGCgacaagattaa